A portion of the Osmerus mordax isolate fOsmMor3 chromosome 22, fOsmMor3.pri, whole genome shotgun sequence genome contains these proteins:
- the plekha3 gene encoding pleckstrin homology domain-containing family A member 3 isoform X2 yields the protein MEGVLYKWTNYMTGWQPRWFVLDDGILSYYDSQEDVCKGSKGSIKMSVCEIKVHPSDSSRVELIIPGEQHFYVKAVNAAERQRWLVALGSSKAGLLYTGSTMERELTERTDSLRTKMSELRLYCDLLVQQVHTLQHSPIHDITSCCDTPGHDIPSCADQPSHDIPSAPASPSSETRQEASSLLRATCSTFLRTLEECMTLANTHLTPPPDSLSPVSPSPLQMARMKRSISHPGTYSSDRSVQRRTRTCSDTEAACPHPAGHTDRALPGALSCLKPSVNGDSAPCIPEESRGGASPRATPDTDAHETDVSI from the exons GGTGGCAGCCTCGCTGGTTCGTCCTGGACGATGGGATCCTCTCCTACTACGACTCGCAGGAGGATGTGTGCAAAGGCAGCAAGGGCAGCATCaagatgtctgtctgtgagatCAAAG TCCACCCCTCAGACAGTAGCCGCGTGGAGCTGATCATCCCAGGGGAGCAGCACTTCTACGTGAAGGCAGTGAACGCTGCCGAGAGACAGAGGTGGCTGGTGGCTCTGGGGAGCTCCAAGGCTGGATTACTGTACACAGGCAGCACCATGgagagag aGCTGACAGAAAGGACAGACAGTCTGAGGACTAAGATGTCGGAGCTGCGCCTGTACTGTGACCTCCTGGTGCAGCAGGTGCACACGCTCCAGCACTCACCCATCcacgacatcacttcctgctgcGACACGCCTGGCCATGACATCCCCTCCTGCGCAGACCAACCTAGCCACGACATCCCGTCCGCCCCCGCCTCGCCCAGCTCTGAG acgagACAGGAGGCATCGTCTCTGCTGAGGGCTACCTGCAGCACCTTTCTAAGGACCCTGGAGGAGTGTATGACCCTcgccaacacacacctcaccccgcCGCCAGACTCACTCTCCCCTGTctcgccctcccccctgcagaTGGCCCGG ATGAAGCGGTCCATCAGTCACCCAGGAACATACAGCTCTGACCG GTCTGTCCAGCGCAGGACCAGAACCTGCTCCGACACAGAGGCTGCCTGTCCCCACCCTGCTGGACACACTGACC GAGCGTTGCCGGGGGCGTTGTCGTGCCTGAAACCCAGTGTGAATGGAGACTCCGCCCCCTGCATCCcagaggagagtaggggaggggCCAGTCCCAGAGCCACGCCCGACACAGACGCCCACGAGACGGACGTGTCCATCTAG
- the LOC136966195 gene encoding integrin alpha-4-like: MFRIVHLEKLFFTFLWCVNRYTEPYNLDTQHAVTLSGPNGSFFGYSVMLHAHEDQTWVLVGAPVADSKTYQAAKTPGAVYKCTLNDSRHCEQIQMSMTGPMPCGRKCSSEVDNQWLGVSLSRRHGDGLLLACAHRWKNIYHLPEGDKLPLGICYQLDGDLVQSIPLIPCYRENENDFGEGYTSCQAGISSFLLEDLIVMGAPGTNYFTGSVIAYNTSTRVTATYIDEEGTMQHGSYLGYSVSAGHFLSADSIEVVGGAPQYSQTGMVYIFSMQSDTLSIIAEVTGSQQGSYFGASVCAVDLNSDGMSDLLVGAPMFSSVREEGRVHVYINMGHANLTEQKFTLAGRDSYAGRFGQTIITLGDLDHDGYHDVAVGAPQEDDLQGAVYIYNGRKTGLGRHYSQRISGSVMGNAFKMFGQSLSGGIDVDGNGYTDVAIGAFLSDSAVVLRTRAVLVVEAWLLLPESVNHSQPLCSDNGQSAVCIKTSVCFQLGGRHSTGHVDMFYNLTADVKHKAGLRPRLYFSTNGTAHFNTTTGMVKTTHDNVTCTTHQAFLRRDVRDIFTPLVMELHYELGGQHREGAPSLILPPLTPVLQRGEEQHNQLTNQTLFARYCVFVNCSTNLQLSAQLVTPRSHKGVGFIALGEGKTFLLNVTLGNIGDAAFLPTLHLDYPDNLYFIKVLTAGEQHVSCQAKEEKKESDGVDCHLGNLFLNALAKVNISFLMEVGPDSEPGDLNVTITASRENFESEDLLHDNVVNLILPLRYGVNLNIHGFASRQGFDFGDFNEPYCHTERFNYMIKVVNAGPSLSQGTRVEVVLPRALAPYPRSLLRILQAQASTGGCSILSSEGSTPQSASTSHSYWPGIFSTMSPVWSNLSSTMDPHWSNLSSTMGLDWSNLSSTMGPDWSNLSSTMDPYRTDLSSVSSWTNGSSRSLEGEECEVKRPSPLEDLIFYFSRRSRRRMYCMRQDALCVYVVCELGDLAAGREANIHIEVEMTPAVLNVSPGRHAVMEHQTTAVVTPRKHPSVWFLTHDPSTEVVLKARYSYQISPDLKLMILASSVSLGLFIFIVLALCLWKRGFFRNKYKMENCRRLSWDLLVTANLEQHTHVHTHD, from the exons ATGTTTCGAATAGTTCACTTAGAAAAACTATTTTTCACGTTCCTGTGGTGTGTCAACCGGTATACCGAACCGTACAACCTGGACACACAGCACGCGGTAACTCTCAGCGGACCCAACGGATCCTTCTTTGGATATTCGGTCATGCTTCACGCACATGAAGATCAGACATG GGTTCTGGTTGGAGCGCCGGTGGCTGATTCCAAAACATACCAGGCCGCAAAGACCCCAGGCGCCGTCTACAAGTGCACATTAAATGACAGTCGGCACTGCGAGCAAATTCAAATGA GCATGACAGGACCTATGCCTTGTGGCCGTAAATGCTCCTCGGAGGTGGATAACCAGTGGTTGGGTGTCAGTCTGTCCAGAAGACATGGAGACGGCTTGCTGCTG GCGTGTGCTCATCGTTGGAAGAACATTTACCACCTTCCAGAGGGCGATAAGCTGCCTCTAGGCATATGTTACCAACTAGATGGCGACCTGGTCCAGTCCATCCCTCTGATACCCTGTTACAGAG AGAATGAAAATGATTTTGGAGAGGGATACACCTCCTGTCAGGCTGGGATCTCCAGCTTTCTCTTGGAG GACCTGATTGTGATGGGGGCCCCAGGGACCAACTATTTCACGGGTTCGGTGATCGCCTACAACACCTCCACTCGTGTGACCGCCACCTACATTGATGAAGAAGGCACTATGCAACACGGCAGTTATCTGG GATATTCCGTCAGTGcgggtcacttcctgtctgcagacAGTATTGAGGTGGTGGGCGGAGCCCCACAGTACAGCCAAACCGGCATG gTATACATCTTCAGCATGCAGTCAGACACTCTCAGCATCATCGCTGAGGTCACAGGGTCACAG caggggtCCTACTTCGgggctagtgtgtgtgctgtagaccTGAACTCGGACGGCATGTCCGACCTGCTGGTTGGAGCTCCCATGTTCAgctctgtgagggaggagggccgCGTGCACGTCTACATCAACATGGGAcac gcaaaCCTGACCGAGCAGAAGTTTACTCTGGCGGGGAGAGACTCGTATGCTGGTCGCTTCGGCCAGACCATCATCACCCTGGGAGACCTGGACCATGACGGCTACCACG ATGTGGCTGTAGGAGCCCCACAGGAGGATGACCTACAGGGGGCTGTTTACATCTACAATGGCAGGAAGACCGGACTGGGGAGACACTACTCACAA CGTATATCAGGCTCAGTGATGGGTAATGCCTTCAAGATGTTCGGACAGTCTTTGTCTGGGGGAATAGACGTGGACGGAAACGGctacacag ATGTAGCTATAGGAGCCTTCCTGTCAGACTCTGCTGTTGTTCTCAG gaCGCGTGCGGTGCTGGTAGTAGAGGCTTGGCTGCTCTTGCCAGAAAGTGTGAACCACTCTCAGCCACTCTGCTCAGACAACGGCCAATCAGCTGTCTGCATCAAGACCTCCGTCTGCTTCCAACTGGGAGGGCGACACAGCACAGGACATGTCG acatgtTTTACAACCTGACTGCAGATGTCAAGCACAAAGCTGGCTTGCGGCCCCGCCTCTATTTCTCCACCAATGGGACGGCTCACTTTAACACGACAACGGGCATGGTCAAGACAACGCACGACAACGTGACCTGCACTACCCATCAGGCCTTTCTGCGG aGGGATGTGAGGGACATCTTCACCCCCCTGGTGATGGAGCTGCACTATGAGCTGGGGGGTCAGCACAGGGAGGGGGCGccttccctcatcctcccccctctcacccccgtcCTGCAGAGAGGCGAGGAACAACACAACCAGCTGACCAATCAA ACACTGTTTGCcaggtactgtgtgtttgtcaacTGTTCCACCAACCTACAGCTGTCTGCCCAGCTAGTAACACCCAG GAGTCATAAAGGTGTAGGGTTCATAGCACTGGGGGAGGGCAAGACCTTCCTACTGAACGTTACCCTGGGCAACATAGGAGATGCTGCCTTCCTGCCTACCCTCCACCTCGATTACCCTGACAACCTGTACTTTATAAAGGTGTTAACAGCG GGAGAACAACATGTCAGCTGTCAGGccaaagaggagaagaaagagtctGATGGAGTAGACTGTCACCTAGGAAACCTATTCCTGAATGCCCTGGCCaag gtGAATATTAGTTTCCTGATGGAGGTCGGCCCCGACAGTGAACCAGGCGACCTCAATGTCACAATCACGGCCTCCAG GGAGAACTTTGAAAGTGAAGATCTTCTTCATGACAACGTGGTCAATCTGATCCTGCCTCTGAGATATGGGGTCAACCTCAACATACATGG gtttgccTCACGTCAAGGATTTGATTTTGGAGACTTTAATGAGCCCTACTGCCACACTGAGAGGTTCAACTACATGATCAAG GTAGTGAATGCTGGCCCCAGCCTGTCTCAGGGCACCAGAGTGGAGGTGGTCCTGCCCAGGGCTCTGGCCCCCTACCCCCGTTCCCTGCTACGCATCCTGCAGGCACAG GCGTCCACTGGGGGGTGCTCTATCCTGAGCTCTGAGGGTTCTACACCACAGTCTGCCAGCACCAGCCACTCCTATTGGCCCGGCATATTCAGCACCATGAGCCCTGTTTGGTCCAACCTCTCTAGCACGATGGACCCTCATTGGTCCAACCTCTCTAGCACGATGGGCCTTGATTGGTCCAACCTTTCTAGCACAATGGGCCCTGATTGGTCCAACCTCTCTAGTACAATGGATCCTTACAGGACAGACCTGTCCAGTGTCTCGTCCTGGACCAATGGGAGTAGCCGcagtctggagggggaggagtgtgaggTGAAAAGACCATCTCCATTGGAGGATCTCATCTTCTACTTCTCCAGAAGATCCAGGAGACGAATG tactgcATGCGACAGgatgccctgtgtgtgtatgtggtgtgtgagctGGGGGACCTGGCCGCTGGGAGGGAAGCCAACATTCACATTGAGGTGGAGATGACACCTGCCGTACTGAACGTCTCACCG GGTCGACATGCGGTGATGGAACACCAGACCACTGCAGTGGTCACCCCCAGGAAACACCCCTCTGTCTGGTTCCTCACACACGACCCCAGCACCGAG gTGGTGTTGAAAGCCAGGTACAGCTACCAGATATCTCCAGATTTGAAGCTCATGATCCTGGCGTCTAGTGTGTCTCTGGGACTCTTCATCTTCATCGTTCTGGCCCTCTGTCTTTGGAAG CGCGGCTTCTTCAGGAACAAGTACAAGATGGAGAACTGCAGGAGGCTAAGCTGGGACTTGCTAGTAACTGCCAACCtcgaacaacacacacacgtacacactcacgactaa
- the plekha3 gene encoding pleckstrin homology domain-containing family A member 3 isoform X1, translating into MEGVLYKWTNYMTGWQPRWFVLDDGILSYYDSQEDVCKGSKGSIKMSVCEIKVHPSDSSRVELIIPGEQHFYVKAVNAAERQRWLVALGSSKAGLLYTGSTMERELTERTDSLRTKMSELRLYCDLLVQQVHTLQHSPIHDITSCCDTPGHDIPSCADQPSHDIPSAPASPSSETRQEASSLLRATCSTFLRTLEECMTLANTHLTPPPDSLSPVSPSPLQMARVRTSEMKRSISHPGTYSSDRSVQRRTRTCSDTEAACPHPAGHTDRALPGALSCLKPSVNGDSAPCIPEESRGGASPRATPDTDAHETDVSI; encoded by the exons GGTGGCAGCCTCGCTGGTTCGTCCTGGACGATGGGATCCTCTCCTACTACGACTCGCAGGAGGATGTGTGCAAAGGCAGCAAGGGCAGCATCaagatgtctgtctgtgagatCAAAG TCCACCCCTCAGACAGTAGCCGCGTGGAGCTGATCATCCCAGGGGAGCAGCACTTCTACGTGAAGGCAGTGAACGCTGCCGAGAGACAGAGGTGGCTGGTGGCTCTGGGGAGCTCCAAGGCTGGATTACTGTACACAGGCAGCACCATGgagagag aGCTGACAGAAAGGACAGACAGTCTGAGGACTAAGATGTCGGAGCTGCGCCTGTACTGTGACCTCCTGGTGCAGCAGGTGCACACGCTCCAGCACTCACCCATCcacgacatcacttcctgctgcGACACGCCTGGCCATGACATCCCCTCCTGCGCAGACCAACCTAGCCACGACATCCCGTCCGCCCCCGCCTCGCCCAGCTCTGAG acgagACAGGAGGCATCGTCTCTGCTGAGGGCTACCTGCAGCACCTTTCTAAGGACCCTGGAGGAGTGTATGACCCTcgccaacacacacctcaccccgcCGCCAGACTCACTCTCCCCTGTctcgccctcccccctgcagaTGGCCCGGGTGAGGACCAGtgaa ATGAAGCGGTCCATCAGTCACCCAGGAACATACAGCTCTGACCG GTCTGTCCAGCGCAGGACCAGAACCTGCTCCGACACAGAGGCTGCCTGTCCCCACCCTGCTGGACACACTGACC GAGCGTTGCCGGGGGCGTTGTCGTGCCTGAAACCCAGTGTGAATGGAGACTCCGCCCCCTGCATCCcagaggagagtaggggaggggCCAGTCCCAGAGCCACGCCCGACACAGACGCCCACGAGACGGACGTGTCCATCTAG